In Alkalihalobacillus sp. TS-13, the following are encoded in one genomic region:
- a CDS encoding class I SAM-dependent methyltransferase, translated as MKDLISFNAYEELADYYARFVDTKPFNAYYERPGTLSLLPDIEGKHVLDAGCGAGWYTEWFIKQSAAQITSIDFSPNMVKFTKKRVGDRAEVFQSDLNEPLDMIDDHSMDLIVSPLTLHYLKNWELPMREFNRILKDKGRLIFSVHHPFMDYVEFERDNYFATELLTDEWDTPDGKVEVQFFRRPLNEILKPLHLNGFVIEKLIEPMPTDEFKHAIPDKYEKLTKKPQFLFIRAQKTTDLNK; from the coding sequence GTGAAAGACTTGATTTCATTTAATGCGTATGAAGAACTGGCGGATTACTATGCTCGATTTGTAGATACAAAACCATTCAATGCGTATTACGAACGACCGGGCACGTTATCACTGCTACCGGATATCGAAGGGAAACATGTTTTGGATGCTGGCTGTGGTGCAGGATGGTACACAGAATGGTTCATTAAACAGAGTGCTGCCCAAATCACTTCCATCGATTTCAGTCCGAATATGGTAAAGTTTACGAAAAAGCGAGTTGGCGACAGAGCGGAAGTCTTCCAGTCTGACCTCAATGAACCATTGGACATGATTGATGATCATTCGATGGATTTAATCGTATCCCCATTGACACTTCATTATCTGAAGAATTGGGAACTGCCGATGAGAGAATTCAACCGAATTCTGAAAGATAAAGGAAGACTCATATTTTCAGTTCATCATCCATTCATGGATTATGTCGAATTTGAACGTGACAATTATTTTGCAACGGAATTATTGACAGATGAATGGGACACACCAGATGGTAAGGTTGAAGTTCAATTTTTTCGGAGGCCATTGAATGAAATACTTAAACCACTCCATTTGAATGGTTTTGTCATTGAGAAGCTGATTGAGCCGATGCCTACAGATGAATTCAAACATGCAATACCCGATAAATATGAAAAACTGACCAAAAAACCGCAATTTCTATTCATACGTGCTCAGAAAACGACAGATTTAAATAAATGA
- a CDS encoding DeoR/GlpR family DNA-binding transcription regulator, with translation MYQDERLLRIMEYLKDNERITVNKIMNLYGISRDTARRDLVKLEEQGEIFRTRGGALLASEKNEAENQEGIRHEDSVFISKEKRAIAKVALTFIQPGDSLMFDSSMHVQYLADILSVPSVVITNSMKQARILSSRKNVDLRLLGGRLNINYGSLQGPYLFEDMKRYFVDKIFISADGIDSEGITYTNENEGMITKAMTKRGKQVILLADSTVFGTQELFKCLSFNELDVLVTDQNPRSDFLPLLEKSNVKLVVTNET, from the coding sequence ATGTATCAAGACGAACGCTTATTGAGGATCATGGAATATTTAAAAGACAATGAACGGATTACGGTAAATAAGATAATGAATCTATACGGTATCTCCCGAGATACTGCAAGAAGGGATCTAGTGAAGCTAGAAGAGCAAGGTGAGATTTTTCGTACAAGAGGTGGAGCACTGCTAGCTTCAGAAAAGAATGAAGCTGAAAATCAGGAAGGGATTCGCCATGAGGATTCGGTTTTCATCTCTAAGGAAAAAAGAGCAATTGCAAAAGTAGCACTGACGTTCATTCAACCTGGTGATAGCTTGATGTTCGACTCATCAATGCATGTTCAATACCTTGCGGACATATTGTCTGTGCCAAGTGTTGTTATTACGAATTCAATGAAACAAGCAAGAATACTTTCCAGTAGGAAGAATGTTGATCTCCGCCTTCTGGGAGGACGCTTGAATATCAATTATGGGTCCCTTCAAGGTCCATACTTATTCGAAGATATGAAGCGGTATTTTGTTGACAAAATCTTCATCAGTGCGGATGGTATTGATTCTGAGGGTATCACTTATACTAATGAAAACGAAGGCATGATCACAAAAGCAATGACAAAACGAGGAAAACAGGTAATTTTGTTAGCTGATTCAACTGTGTTCGGGACACAAGAGTTATTTAAATGTTTATCTTTCAATGAGTTAGATGTGTTAGTAACTGATCAGAACCCAAGAAGTGATTTCCTCCCTTTGTTGGAAAAATCGAATGTGAAGTTAGTAGTCACAAATGAAACATGA
- a CDS encoding GNAT family N-acetyltransferase: MDFRQYQEASEFANSAETFLQKDEALNNLPLGILNRCLHNEKQGIITKSAPFFATITDDDNKLVLVLIMTPPFNLGVFGDSSHIQSNEAIEHAIASLKKMPLKVPGVIGTKHLAGTFAEKWCSNDKIIYETAMEQCIFKLTKVNDVPQSPGFIRLATMEDHELLSKWGHEFSFVTETPFTIAEAKEKTKEFIHQESLYVWTDGEPVSMARKARGTSNGMSVNYVYTPKEYENRGYATSCVSELSRMLLKEGYEFCTLYTDLSNPTSNSIYKRIGYRPIGDSIVYQFKSI; the protein is encoded by the coding sequence ATGGATTTTCGACAATACCAGGAAGCGAGTGAATTTGCTAATAGCGCTGAAACGTTTTTACAGAAGGACGAAGCATTAAATAACCTTCCTCTTGGCATTTTGAATCGTTGTCTTCATAATGAGAAACAAGGAATCATAACCAAATCGGCTCCATTTTTCGCAACAATTACAGATGATGACAACAAACTTGTTCTCGTATTGATCATGACACCACCTTTTAATTTAGGAGTATTTGGTGACAGTTCTCACATACAGAGTAATGAAGCGATTGAACATGCAATTGCAAGCCTTAAAAAGATGCCGCTAAAAGTACCTGGTGTAATTGGCACCAAACATCTTGCAGGAACGTTCGCTGAAAAATGGTGTTCAAACGATAAGATAATATATGAAACTGCGATGGAACAATGCATTTTTAAATTGACAAAAGTGAATGATGTTCCCCAAAGTCCGGGGTTCATACGTTTAGCTACAATGGAGGACCATGAACTTCTCTCAAAATGGGGGCATGAATTTTCATTTGTGACTGAAACCCCATTTACGATTGCTGAAGCGAAAGAAAAAACGAAGGAGTTCATCCATCAAGAAAGCCTATACGTGTGGACCGATGGAGAACCTGTTTCTATGGCTCGTAAGGCAAGAGGAACATCCAACGGTATGAGTGTGAATTATGTCTACACACCGAAAGAGTATGAAAATAGAGGATACGCTACTTCGTGTGTATCTGAATTAAGTCGGATGTTGTTAAAAGAAGGATATGAGTTCTGTACCTTGTATACAGACCTTTCAAATCCTACATCGAACAGTATCTACAAAAGAATCGGATACCGGCCAATCGGTGATTCAATCGTATATCAATTCAAATCAATCTAA
- a CDS encoding cation diffusion facilitator family transporter has protein sequence MGHQHDHHANKKALKISFLLISLFMIVEVIGGIVTNSLALLSDAGHMFSDAASLGLSFLAIHYGSKKPSDNKTFGYKRFEILAAFINGIALIVISFIILFEAYHRFIEPPYVAGDGMLSIAIIGLVVNLIVAYILMKGDTSGNLNMKSAFLHVLGDLFGSVGAIIAAIFIIVLDWGYADPIASVFVSLLILISGWRVTKEAIHVLMEGTPDHINIEEIKSSLSTFPEIKNIHDLHVWSITSGYIALSCHITIEEETDHQQLLKQASDHLKEDFHINHTTIQIEYRDRDCDPCN, from the coding sequence ATGGGTCACCAACATGATCATCATGCAAACAAAAAAGCATTGAAAATATCTTTTCTATTGATCAGTCTTTTTATGATTGTAGAAGTGATCGGGGGTATAGTAACGAATAGTTTGGCATTGCTTTCAGATGCCGGACATATGTTCAGTGATGCAGCTTCCCTGGGGTTAAGTTTTTTAGCAATCCATTACGGAAGTAAAAAGCCAAGTGACAATAAGACCTTTGGCTATAAACGTTTTGAAATTCTAGCGGCTTTTATCAACGGAATTGCCCTTATCGTCATTTCATTTATCATCTTATTTGAAGCCTATCATCGTTTCATTGAACCACCATATGTGGCTGGTGATGGAATGCTTTCGATTGCGATAATTGGGTTGGTAGTTAATTTGATCGTCGCGTATATCCTTATGAAAGGTGATACAAGCGGAAACTTGAATATGAAAAGTGCATTCCTGCATGTGTTAGGAGACCTATTTGGTTCGGTGGGAGCTATTATCGCAGCGATCTTCATCATTGTACTTGACTGGGGTTATGCTGATCCCATCGCAAGTGTTTTTGTTTCATTACTTATTTTGATAAGTGGTTGGAGAGTGACAAAGGAAGCGATCCATGTACTGATGGAAGGAACACCTGACCATATTAATATAGAAGAAATTAAATCCTCACTATCAACTTTCCCTGAAATAAAAAATATTCATGATCTTCATGTCTGGTCGATTACTTCAGGTTACATTGCGTTAAGCTGCCATATAACAATCGAAGAGGAAACAGATCACCAACAATTATTGAAGCAAGCATCTGACCATCTAAAAGAAGATTTCCATATCAACCATACAACGATACAAATAGAATACAGAGATAGAGATTGTGATCCATGTAATTGA